Sequence from the Pseudomonas frederiksbergensis genome:
GCGCAGCGGCCGCAGGCTCATCTGCGCCTCGACCCATTGGGTGCCTGCGACCATGTATTGCAGGATGAACGCTACCGACATCACCAGTCCGGCGACGAAGCCACCGCCGGGTTGGTTGTGGCCGCGCATGAACAGGTAGAACGACACCACCAGGGCGATCGGCAGCAGCAAGCGCACCAGTACCGAGGGCACCATCATGAAACCCAACGCGGTATCGCTGGCGTGGCGCGGGTTGACCAGGTCGGTGACCACGTCCGGCGCCAGCAGGCGCTGTTGCGCCGGCAGCTGCATGCTTTCCTTGGGTGGGCGGAAACGCCGCAGCAGGGCGAACACCGCCAAGGCCACTGCCACCAGCACGGTGATTTCCCCGAGGGTGTCGAAGCCCCGGAAATCCACCAGCATCACGTTGACCACGTTGCTGCCGCCGCCTTCGGGCAGGGCCCGGCTCAGGTAGAACGATGAAATGTCGTTGGGTGTCTGGCGCGTCAGCATCGCATAGGACAACAGCGCCATGCCGCCGCCCACCGCGACGGACAACAACAAGTCCCGCAAACGGCGGATGCGCGCGCGGCGTTCGCTATTGGGCAGCGGCGACACGTCTTCGATTCGCCGTGGCAGCCAACGCAGGCCCAAGAGGATCAGCACCGTGGTGACGACTTCCACCACCAGTTGCGTCAAGGCCAGGTCCGGAGCCGAGAACCAGACGAAGGTCACGCAGGTCATCAGGCCACAGACACTGACCATCGTCAGTGCCGCAAGACGGTGATATTTGGCCTGCCAGGCCGCGCCCAAGGCACAGGCAATGGCCAACACCCACAGCGTGACGAACACCACGGAGCCGGGGATTTTCGGCCGGTCGCCCCAGGTCAGCGAGCTGTTGAGCATCGGAATCAGCCCGGCCACTACCGCTGCCAATACCAGCCAGAACAGCTGGGCCTGCAGGCGTCGGGTGCTGATCTTGCGTTCAAGCCGGCGGCCCTGGCGCATCATCAGCACCAGGCAGCGCTCGAACAGACGCTTGCCGCTGAGGCGGCCGACCAACGGCGGGCGCTTGATGTGGCCTTGCTTGAATTGTTTGCGCAATAGCAGGTACAGGACGATCCCGCCCGACATTGCCACAAGGCTCATGATCATCGGCGCGTTCAGGCCATGCCAGATCGCCAGGCTGTATTCGGGCAGCGGACCGCCCACCACTGGCAGCGCGGCGGCGGCCAACAACGCGCCCACCACTTGGGCGGGGAAAATGCCCACCAGCAGGCACGTGAACACCAACAGCTCAACCGGTGCGCGCATCCAACGCGGCGGTTCATGGGGAGTGTGGGGCAGGTCGGTGGCGGTGGGGCCGAAAAACACATCGACGGTAAAACGCAGGGAATAGGCGACGCTGAACGTACCGGCGATGGTGGCAATGATCGGCAGCGCCAGCTCGACCCAGGCGGTGGCGGAAATGAACACGGTCTCGGCGAAGAACATTTCCTTGGACAGGAAGCCATTGAGCAACGGCACCCCGGCCATGGCCGCGCTGGCGACCATGGCCAGGGTCGCTGTGAACGGAATCAGCCGCACCAGGCCACTGAGCTTGCGGATGTCCCGTGTGCCACTTTCGTGGTCAATGATCCCGGCGGCCATGAACAGCGAGGCCTTGAAGGTGGCGTGGTTGAGAATGTGAAACACCGCCGCCACCGCTGCGAGAGGACTGTTGAGGCCCAGCAGCAACGTGATGAGCCCCAGATGGCTGATGGTGGAA
This genomic interval carries:
- a CDS encoding monovalent cation/H+ antiporter subunit A — encoded protein: MSLIVLLLLPFIGSCVAALLPHNARNAESLLAGLVALAGTVQVALWYPQIADGGVIREHYDWLPSLGLNFVLRLDGFAWLFSLLVLGIGTLVSLYARYYMSPDDPVPRFFAFFLAFMGAMLGLVISGNLIQMVFFWELTSLFSFLLIGYWHHRADARRGAYMALMVTGAGGLCLLAGVMLLGHVVGSYDLDKVLAAGNLIRDHALYPILLPLILIGALSKSAQFPFHFWLPHAMAAPTPVSAYLHSATMVKAGVFLLARLWPSLSGSEEWFYLVGGAGACTLVLGAYCAMFQNDLKGLLAYSTISHLGLITLLLGLNSPLAAVAAVFHILNHATFKASLFMAAGIIDHESGTRDIRKLSGLVRLIPFTATLAMVASAAMAGVPLLNGFLSKEMFFAETVFISATAWVELALPIIATIAGTFSVAYSLRFTVDVFFGPTATDLPHTPHEPPRWMRAPVELLVFTCLLVGIFPAQVVGALLAAAALPVVGGPLPEYSLAIWHGLNAPMIMSLVAMSGGIVLYLLLRKQFKQGHIKRPPLVGRLSGKRLFERCLVLMMRQGRRLERKISTRRLQAQLFWLVLAAVVAGLIPMLNSSLTWGDRPKIPGSVVFVTLWVLAIACALGAAWQAKYHRLAALTMVSVCGLMTCVTFVWFSAPDLALTQLVVEVVTTVLILLGLRWLPRRIEDVSPLPNSERRARIRRLRDLLLSVAVGGGMALLSYAMLTRQTPNDISSFYLSRALPEGGGSNVVNVMLVDFRGFDTLGEITVLVAVALAVFALLRRFRPPKESMQLPAQQRLLAPDVVTDLVNPRHASDTALGFMMVPSVLVRLLLPIALVVSFYLFMRGHNQPGGGFVAGLVMSVAFILQYMVAGTQWVEAQMSLRPLRWMGTGLLCATATGLGAMAVGYPFLTTHTWHFELPLLGDIHVASALFFDIGVYAVVVGSTLLILTALAHQSVRAHKPGLHAKPVPPLKGANA